TGCCACAAGATCAACGAACGATCACTGCGCAGTTGAATTTCGGATTTTACCGATAATTTGCAATTCGTAACGGGAATTGTTTTAAATCCTTGCAGAGAAATATGCTGCATCCAGGATTTAAGAAACGCTTCTTGAAGTTCTAGCGAGTTCAATGTTTGAAGTAATTTGATTGATTGCTGGTAAGCCTCCGGGAGTTCGAAAACTTCACCTGAAGGCTTGTGCAGATTTTTAAATGACGTCGTAACCTTGTGCCCGACATCACCAAGTTTTTTATCAAGCAGACTTTTTAAAGATTCAGAGACCATGTCTTTTTGAGGTTTATCCACCCAAATGCCAAGACTCCATGTCGCGCTGAAGGAACCGTCAGACTCTGCAATATGCCATTCGGAAGAAGGCCAATAGGTCATGTCGCCCGGACCGGCCTCCAAAAGCTGGGAATCTTTTTTGTATTTGTCGTATTTAAACGAACGATCAAGAGCAGGATTTTTTTTGCCAAATTCTGAGGGCCAAAGACGGAATTTCTTTGTTCCAGCCACCGGAAAGCTAAAAACTCCGCAAGAGTCCACGTGAACACCAAACGGTGTCTTGCGATAGTTCCCGAGATAAAGACCCATCTCAGAAAAACGATTGGGGTAACCTACATGACGATAAAGCTCATTCGTGAAATCAGTTAAAAGATGTTGTTTCTTAAGGTTCACGGTCAAAAGTTCATCGCAGACTAAGCAGTAATCCGAGAAGAGGTCTTTCATGCGCTTGTGATATCCCAAAAGAGATTTGTCTTTTTTTACGGGAAGAACTTGCAGGACGTCTTCAGCTCCCACCTTAAAACCCTGGATGTAAAACTTAAAGCCCTCGGGATTGTTGGTCTTGCGGCAGCGATCGCTATAAAGAACCAAAAGGTCAAAGATCTCGGCATCGCTCATTTCTAAAAGACCCGATTTAACGTTCTTTAAAAGAAGAGGCTTTTTTTCCCAGTTGTTCTTGGCGAAATCTTGCCAAAATTTCTGATCTAACAAGATGGGTTTGGTAGAAGACAAGGACGATTTTTGAGCCATAGAGGCCGAGATTCAATGAGAAACCCTAACGAGTCAAACAAAGAAGGGCTGAGTGAAAATAAGGGGTTGGCAAATTTACTGAGTTCCCCAAAAGGAACTCATAGTCCTTGTGAGAGGCGCAGATTTGGCTTAAAAAGAGCCTCTTCTAAGGAATTATATGAACTCTGCGGCTGTCACATTTGAAGAACCCGTTTTGGCCATCGAGCTTAAAAGGGACGTCACAAAGCACCTTAAAAGAGGGCACCGTTGGATCTTTGCCAATTGTTTTGACGAAGGACGCCCGCCTAAGTCGGGGATTCATCTTTTGGTTTATAAAGGCGAGGCGCTTGCCTTGGGAATCTGGCAGGGTGACACGCAATTGCGCTTCCGCGTTTTGGTTTTGGCGGATGAGCCTATTTTTAGACGCAATAACGTGAAAAGAACCTTGGAGCTTTACTTCGACAGCCAATGGCGCAAGGCCGTTGAGATTCGTAAGACCTTTGATTTATCCATCACAAATTCTTTCCGTCTTATTAACGGCGAAGGGGATGGCCTTCCTGGTTTGATCGTGGATGTTTACAACGATACAGCTGTGATTAAGCATGACCATGCCATCATGGAAAAAACTTGGAATGCAAAAGTAATCGCTGAAAAAATTCGGGCCGACTTTCCTCAGGTGAAATGCGTGTATCTAAAACGCCGTAACGACGTCGAAGAAAAAGGCGTCAACATCGTTGGAACCTTAGCACCTGAAGTGCAATTTCTTGAAAATGGCGTGTTGTTCGCATCAAACATTCGCGATGCCGCTAAGACAGGTTTCTTTTTAGATCAAAGAGACAACCGGAAGATGATCCAGCACTTTGCCAAGGGAAAAACGGTCCTAAATCTTTTTAGTTATACGGGCGGGTTTTCTCTTTTCGCTGCAAAGGGCGGAGCCAAAGAAGTGACCAGCGTTGATATTGCCAAGGTTGCCATTCAAGCGGTCGCTCGCAATTTTGAAATCAACGGCTTCAAAACTGCACACACTGATATTGCGACGGACGCTTTTGCTTTTCTTGAACAGCAAAACGTAGAAAAGAAAAAATATGATCTTGTGATCACGGATCCTCCCAGCTTTGCGCCGAATGAAAAATCCGTGGAACAAGCGAAAGCCGCTTACACCAAGGTCTTTTCAAATTCGATTAAGCTTGTAAACTCTGAGGGCTTATTCGCCGCGAGTTCTTGCTCAAGTCATATCTCAACCAAAGAGTTCATCGATATCTGCCAGGAAGCCTTCTCGAAAGCGCGTAAGAAGGGAACCTTGGTTTATCTGGGCGGACAACCTGTGGATCACCCTTATCCATTGGCTATGGAAGAGCTTCGTTATCTGAAGTTTGCGCTCTTCCGTTTGGATTAATTTTAAAAAGTAGAAGGTAGAACTGTGGAAACCATTGCCAGTCTTCGTCAGGAAATTGATCAGGTTCATAAAGAGTTGCATGACTTGCTTCTGCGCCGTCGTGATTTGACGATGGCAGTATGGAAAATCAAGAAAGAGCAAGGTCTGCCGTTTTATAGCCCTGAACGGGAAGAGCAGATTCTAAAAGACTTCGTGAACTTGGGAACGGGACCGTCCAAAGACCCATTATTTGAGGAACTTCTTAAGAATGTGATGGAGTCTATTCTTAGAGAGTATCAGACGTATTTAAACGCCAAATATCCGCTAAAATAAACGACAGCTTCTGACCGCTTTGTCAGAGCTGCCTTCGTTCAATTATTTCTTACGACTTTGATATTCTTTTTCTCTTTGAAAATGACTTTCAGAAAGACCGTAACTTTCAACGTTTCCAAGGTCTTTGATCAATGATTCCAAATCCTTTTTGCCGTTGATAAAGTCCAAGTGTCCTTGGATTTTTGCAATGAGTTCCGTCTCGCGTTCCTTCAAAGCTTCATAGCGGATGTAACCCAGACCCAGCGATTCCCATTCTTTAATGAAACGAGCTGCCGACTGAGAAGTGGCGTTGAACATGGTGTTGCGACACTCTTGATCGGGTTTAATTTGATGCCAGTTGCCGAACTGATCTTTGAGTTTTACCTGATGTTTTTCACAAGGCTTGCCACAATCTTTGAAGCTGGAGCCTTTGCTTAAGAACGCCGCGAACACACAATGCTCCATGTGGAAGCTTGGCATGTATTGATAAGCAGTGACTTCAAAACGATCAGCTTGACCGGCTTGAATCAACTCACTGACTTGCAAGTGGTTAAGATCATAACCCAAGCACAGACTTGAAAGTCCCTTATCAAGCAGATACTGAGCTGTTAGATGATTAGTGACGTTTAAGCTGAAATCACCTAAGATCTGACCCTGATAAGCATTGGCTTGCAGGTACTGAACAGCACCTAAATTGCGCGCAAGAATCGCATCGGGATTGAGATTCAAAAGGTGTTTGATATTACGGTGCTCATTTGGTTTTAAGATACGTGTTGTTGCGATAGCAACTTTCAAATCTTGTTCTCTTAAAAGATTTAGACTTGGTTCGAAATCAAGACCGAATTCGAAATCCAAAATAACGAGATTCAAACTTTCAGTGCTAAGCGTTCCCGCTTTGATCGCATTCGCCACATCTTCAACTTGCGCTTTTTCACGCAAGAGAAGATTTAGCTTCACCCCAGAAGCTTCTTTTTGTGATGCTTTTTTATTTTCAATCCACGAACCCATTTGGGTGGCAGAACCAATTTCTGGCGCTCTACCGTTTTGAATACGCAGCTCCGTCAATTCTTTAACAAGCTGTTGGCGCAATTCTTTGATCTGGCGGTGAGGTAAAAACAGAGGAGTTGCATTGTCCAACTCGCAAGAAAAGCCTTCACCACGGAACGGACTTCCCATCAAAGCAAAAAGCTCTTCGCGCAAATCAAGAGAGTTCAGTCCTTTGCTTTTTGCGGCTTCACAAACGTTTTCAGAATAAGCAGTGACGGTGTTTTTGCCATCAGAGTATTCGACCTTCAGAGGTTGATCCAAGGAAGCTTCGGCGCGAATGAACACAGGCACGCGTTTTTTTCTTTGTTTGTCTTCAACGCTCAAAGCGACATCTTTTTTAAGATCTTTATCGTGATTATAGAAAACACGGGCACCCAAGTACAAACCATCCATCGCGATGTCACGGGAGAATTCCAATTCAAAACGACGGGGATTCAATGTTTTTACGGCGAAAACGAATCCGCCTTTTTCAACACTTTGTCCGTTACGATCATTGTAGACCCAAAGAACACCATCACCGGCTTTGATGAAATCAGCCTTCAAACCTTGCGCGACATTCTCTTCCGTGATTTCCACTTCTAAAGAGTTGCCGTTCACGCGCGAGATTTTTCCGAACTCAAAACCTCTATGTGCACTGAAAGTTCCCTCGACCAATTCTTGGTGATTCACGCCATGGAACCAACCGCTGTAAAAGCCGCGAGAAAATGCCGTGGCCATTTGCTTTTTTAAAAGAATCGGATTTGTAAGAATATGATTTTTTTGAGCTGTCGTAATCGCTTCGTCAAAGCTGCGAGCCGCTGTTGCTACATATTCAGGAGTTTTTAAGCGGCCTTCGATTTTAAAGCAATCAACACCAGCCTCTAAGAGGCTTGGAACTTCGTTGATTCCACAAAGATCTTGAGGAGAAACTAGGAACGATTTTCCATTAAGGTCGCGCTTTTCACCATCAACGTGCATTTCATAATTGAAGCGACAGCTTTGCGCACACTGACCGCGATTGGCAGAACGACCGCCGATACCTTCAGAAGTAAAACATTGTCCTGAGTAGCTCACGCACAAAGCACCGTGAACAAAGACTTCGATTTCTTTGCTGGTATTTTGTTTGATCGCTTGAATTTCTTTGATGGAGTTTTCACGCGCTAAAACGAAACGCTGAATACCCAAATCGTCCAACCACTGAATAGCTTCGGCATTGCTGATACTCATTTGCGTGGAAGCGTGAACACGTTGATGCGGAGCCATTTGGCGAATCATTCGCACCAAGCCGAGGTCTTGAACGATGAAGGCGTCTGGTTTTAAAGGAAGAATTTTTTCAAGGGTTTCGGCTGCTTTGTGAAGCTCGTTTTGGAAAATTAAAATATTGAAAGCCAGGTTTACTTTCACGCCGTAAAGATGGCAGGTATCGATGATCTCTTTGACCTCTTCAATTTGAAAGTCGTAACTGCGACCGCGGGCATTGAATCCTGGAACTCCCATGAAAATGGCATCGGCACCATTGTGAATGGCAGCCATAGCCATTTCTTTTGTACCTACGGGGAGCAACAGTTCGGGACGCTTCAAATTTTGATTTTCCATAGGGGGGTAATTAGCCAGCACCGAGGCTTTTTCGCAAGGGGAAAGAGGGGACATGAGCCCTTTTACAAAACTGATGTTGGGTCCTGTCGACTTTTTAGACGGCCCTGGAGAGTTTATAGGCGCTGATTCAAAACTCCGGAGGCGTGCTATAACGGCGACTCCAAAACTTATTACCTGGAGTATCTTGTGTTTAAAAAGTTTGTAGCGACGGCTTTAGTTGCGTGTTTTGCAGTGCCTGCAATGGCTCGCCCGCAAATTCGCATTTTCTATTCTCTTCCTTGGTATCCAACAGGTGTTGAGGTTATTAAAGACGGTGAGGATACATCTCGTTTGCTTGTTCGTCAGGCGATTAAAAACTCTTCGTCACACAAAGATGCTTATAAGACACTCGTCACGACAACGGATTTTTTTGAAACGCAGTTTGGCCGTCGCAGTTATGATGGACAAAACTCTGAAATTTTAGCCACGGTAGGGCTTGGCAAAATCAATATCATTCCTGTTTTTAGCGCCTTTAAACAAAATGCAGCGTGGGCTTCAGGCTTAAACCGTTTCCTTTTCGGTGCCGGCGGCTCTGTTCTTGATAATTTTGAAAAACACATCGACGTGGTTGCGCACGAATACACTCATGCCATCGTGGATACATCTTCTCGTTTAAAATACGAGGGTGAAGCGGGAGCTTTGAATGAAAGTTTCGCGGACGTATTCGGAGAAATGGCTGAAGTTTATTCGGGTCGTTCCACTCAAAAATGGTTGATCGGTGAAAACGTTTTGACTGAAAACGGCAAACGTCAATTCAGTCAAAAAGAAGGTCGCACGATCGTAGCGTTGCGTGACATGATGAATCCTGAGAGAGGTTTGGATAAACAGCCTTCTCATGTGTCGCAAATTCCAAAAGAAATGGGACCTGGTTGTGTTCCTTCTTCTGGCAATGACAACTGCGGCGTTCACATGCTTAGTGGTATTCCAAACAAGGCTTCGGCTTTGATGGTAGAAGCTTTGGGTTGGGAAAAGATGAAAGGTATTTTCTATACCGTCATGACTCAGAAGCTTACGCCAGATGCGCAATTCCAAGATTATGCGCGTGAGATGCTTAATACTTGTGCGGAGCGCTTAAGTCCTCAAGAGTGCAACGCTGTTTTTGAATCCCTTCGTGCGGTTGGACTGCGCTAGTTTCTTCTCAGACCCCTTTATATTTGATCTGAGCCCGGTTTTCGGGCTCTTTAAAGAATCTCCAAGGTCCCCTTTTTCGGGACCTATTTGACGTGACAAAAGCTTCTCTTTTCGCTTAGATAGACGCGAATTAGAGATGGAGATTTTCAATGTCGAAAAAGACCACTGTGAAAGCAGGGAGCAAGCCGTCTGCGAAAAAAGCAGCGAAGCCCACTGCGAAGGCAGCTACGAAGACTTCTAAAAAAGTAACAACTAAAGCAGATAACTTTGGCGGACTCTCTGAAGAGATCTTGCTTCGCATGCATGACTTGATGGTGAAATCGCGCGTGCTTGAAGAGCGTCTGATTAAAATCTACAAAGCCGGTGAAGCGTATTTCTGGATCGGTGGACCGGGCGAAGAAGCTTTCGGTGTGCCACTCGGAATGCTTGCGAACAAAGGTCAAGGCCTTGCTCATGATTGGTTCCACTTGCACTATCGTTGTACGCCAACGTTGTTGGCTCTTGGTATGACGATGATTGATTCTATTCGTTTGATCATGAATAGATCCACAGACCCTTCAACGGGTGGTCGTAACTTTGCCAACCACTATTGCTTCCCGCAATGGAACGTGGCTCCTGTAACTTCTCCTATCGAAGTTCAATATCCGATTGCTTGCGGAACGGCTCACGCGCAAAAACGTTTCGGTAAAAAAGCGATTTCGATTGTGACTGGCGGTGATGCCGGAACTGCGGAAGGTGATTTCGCTTCGGCATTGATCTTGGCGTCTCGTAAAGGCCAAGAGTTGCCAATTCTCATTACTGTTCAAAATAATAAATTCGGTATCTCAACTCCGTTTGAAGGACAACACGGTGAAACGAACATCGCGGACCGTGCGAGAGCTTTCAATATTCGTTCACGCGTGATCAACGGTAACGATCCTGTTGAATCTTACTTGGCGATGCAAGAAGAGATGGAATACATCCGCAAAACTGGAAAGCCTTCGTTTATCGAAGCGCACGTGACTCGTTTGTACGGTCACTCTTCAGCAGATGGTGCGAATAAAAAAACTCATATGTTTGATCCTGTCTTCGAATTTGAAAACAGATTGATCAAAGCGGGTATCATTTCTGAAAAAGCCGCGAAGAAAATCTGGGAAATCTATGAAGAAGAAGGAGTCTTGGCGCAAGAGAAAGTTCGTCAAGAACCGTCACCAACTTCGGAATCTGTTTGGGATCATGTATTCGTCGGCAATGAAAATGCAGACTGGAGGAAATTCTAATGGCGAGTGTAGCACAGGCTATCAGAATGGCCCTTCACTACGGTGAAAAAAATCTTGGTGTTAAAGACATCTTTGGACAAGACGTAGGCGCACCTCTTGGTGGTGTATTTACGGCGACTCAAGGTCTTAAAAATGCGTGGAACTCTCCGCTTGATGAACGCGGTATCATCGGTATGGCGATGGGTATTGCGATGACGGGCGACCGTTGTGTAGCTGAGATCCAATTTGCGGATTATATCTTCAATACAATTGATCTACTAAAAATTGCCGGAAACACTTTGTGGTGTACAAACGGCCAAGTCGAACTTCCGATGGTGGTGATGACTCCTGTAGGGGCGGGAATTTTTGGTTCCGTTTATCACTCTCATTCGTTTGATGCTTGGGCTTCTCGTCTTCCAGGTTGGAAAATCGTGATGCCTTCAAATCCTTTGGATGCTTACGGCTTGATGCTTTCTGCGATCAAAGATCCAAATCCTGTTTTGTATCTAAAATCGAAAGCTTTGATGCGCCATAAAGGTGATGAACTCATCCCTGGTGAACCAGTTGATGAAAAAGAATTAAAAGCGATGATTGATAAGCCGGTGCAAAATGCAGAAGGCTGGAAGCCTCGTTGGCCAGATCTTGAAGAGTACATGGTGCCAATTGGTAAAGGTAAGATCACTCACTCTGGAGAACACATCACGGTTGTTACATACAGCCGCATGGTTCATCTTTGTGATGAAGTGGCTGCGAAATTGGCGCAAGAGGGAATCTCTGTTGAAGTGATCGATCTTCGCTCCATTTATCCTTACGACTGGCAGTTGATTAAGTCTTCCATTGAAAAAACAGGTCGTGTTCTTTTCGTGAATGAAGATACGGAAGTAACAAACTTTGGTGAGCACTTGGCTTATCGTGCAACTCAGGAGTTGTTCTATCAATTGATGGCACGTCCTCGTGTCCTTGCTGGTAAAAACTTGCCTGGTATCGGGCTTCATCCAAATCTTGAGAAGAACTCTGTGCCACAGCTTACTGATATTGAACTTGCGATTCGTGAAGTCGTAGCGGAAGTCCCATAATGACGAAAAAAGAAGTGAACCACAGAAAAAAAGTCCGTCGTCGTGTTAATAAAAAAAGCGCGAAGATTCTTTTCGATAAGTACGAGCTTTATCGTAAAGCCGTACAATCGGCGGAAAACGATGTTGTTTTTATCCGCGATACCTATAAGGAATTAAAAGGTAAAGGCGCTCGTACTTTCCGTGAAGACTTCTGTGGAACTTTTGCTCTTTCGACAGAGTGGATTAAGTTGAATCCTCGTCACGAGGCGATCGGTATTGATCTTGATCCAGAACCGATGGCTTACGGTCGTCAGAATTATTTGATTAAGATGAGACCTGAACAGCAACGTCGTATGAAGTTGCTTGAAGGAAACGTTCTTGATGCAAATCTTCCGAAGGCTGACATTGTGGCTGCAATGAACTTCTCTTATTTTTGTTTTAAGCAAAGAGACGTTCTAAAAAAATATTTTGCGAACGTTCTAAAGACGTTGAATAAAGATGGAATGTTTTTAGTGGATATTTTCGGTGGCAGTCAGTGCTACGATGCCATTGAAGACACCATTAAGCACGAAGGCTTTACTTACTACTGGGATCAAACAAACTTTGATCCTGTGACGAATGAAGCTCTTTTCCATATTCACTTCAGAGTTTGGGGTAAAAAAATCGAGCAAGTTTTCAGTTACGACTGGAGAATTTGGTCGATCCCTGAGATCCGCGATATCATGCACGAAGTGGGCTTTAGGAAGACTCACGTGTATTGGGAAGGCACTGCTAAGGACGGCACGGGTGACGGTAACTTCACACGCGTTGATCACGGTGAAGCCTGCCAAAGCTGGATTGCCTACATCGTAGGTGAAAAGTAAGTCTTACATCTTAAGAGGCGGAAGTGTCTAATCCGTGTCCGCCTCAAATTCTTTAAGTCAAAATAAACAACAATAAACCTGGCAGAACCCTTGCTTAGGGCTTCTTCATCTCAAAATACTAGAAGGACGTTGGCGATGAAAAAGTTTGTGGGCCCGGGCTTGGGGTTGGTTTTGTCTGTTTCTCTTTTGGCGGGGTGTTCGTCTTCGAAGGATGCTAAAGCGCCTGCTCAGTGTGTTCCGGCTTCGCAAATGGATGGAATTATCGGAGGAGTGAAAGTAACGGCGGCCGATGCTTTGGCTAAGAAAGTCGTTTTGCTTTTAATCAAATCAGGCAAAGACTCTTCCATTTGCACGGGAACTCCGGTTTCTCGCGACGTCATTTTGACGGCAGCTCACTGTGTGAAGAACGCTGATAAAGTGATGGCGATTTTCCACACGGACATTACTTGTGAATCTGGATTTAACAAAGAGAAACAGTCTGTGATCGCGAGTGATTTCCTTTATCACAAAGACTACTCAGGACGTTCTAATGCGGAAAATGACGTGGCTCTTGTCAAACTTCCAACATCTATTCCTTCTGATTATCACGTTAGTAAAATCTATGACGGGAAAAGTGCTCTAAGTTCTGACACTGTGACCTTGGCAGGCTATGGTATTACGGCGGAATCAGGCGAAGGCTCTATGTTCCTTCGTACGACTCAAAAGAGTTTTAAAAAAGATCTCTACACGACTTCAACGAACGTTGTGATGTCACAACCTGACAACGGAATTTGTTCTGGAGATTCTGGCGGCCCGGTATTCGTGGAAGTACGTGGAGAGTTGCAAATTCTAGGCGTAAATTCCATCGTGAATGGTCGCACGGAAGCAACGGTGTGCCACGGTCGCGGAGTTTCTATGTATGCTCCCTATTACCAAGATTGGGTTCAAAGACAGATTCCAAATCTAAGATAATTTTTTAAACAGGGGTCTGTTTCTAGTGGCCCCTTCTTTGCTCTTCATACCTCGTGTGACCTGAAAGTGTTCTAAATTCTTTTTGAGCATTCCTGAGAGACGCGGGCTGGCGCCTGCTGTCTATTTTTTGGTCGCATCTTTAAGCGATTACGGAGAGCAGATATGATGAAGTTTTCAGCCTTAATTCTTTCTTTGACCCTTGTTTCGCAAGCGGCGTTGGCTAAGATTCTTGTTATCTCTGATATCGATGACACAATTAAAGTGACTCACGTTTTGACTAAAGAAGGAGCGGCAACCTCTTTTGTGGATGAAACCAGCCGCTTTGCCGGAATGCCGGAGCTTTATCAGTTGCTTAAAAAATCTCACAAGGATATCGAGTTTCACTATGTCAGTTTGGCGCCGTGGCTTTTGATGCGTGACAAGCATGAAGACTTTTTAGAAGAAAATGATTTTCCGATCACGAAGCTTGATATGAACATGGGGATCAAGCAAGATCCTGAGCTAAAGCAAAAAGTGATTCGTAAGTTGCTTGATAAAAAGAAACCTGAGCTGGTAATTTATTTCGGCGACAACGGTCAGTTTGATACTGTTGTTTATGATCAAATGGTGAAAGAGTATCCGCAGATTCCTCATGTGAGTTATATCCGTGAAGCTTATTCTTCTTTGGGTGAATCGAAGTATCCTACCTTGCCTGGACAAATTGGTTTTGTCACAACGGTTGAAGTCGCTATCGATCTTATTCAAAAAAAGATTTTACCTGCGAACACCTACGGATCTATCGAGCGCGAAGTTTTTAAACGTTTGCTTCGTGACGAAGAAGGTGGTGAGACATTTGGTAAAATGGTTTTCCCGTGGTGGCAAGATTGCCGTGATTTCAAATGGCAGTGGACGGTCGAAAATCCATCTCTGCAATTGCTGGCCATTGAAAGCGCGATTGCGAAGAAGTGTCAGAAGTAATTCGGTAAGTGAAAGAGGATGTGATAATGAAAACAAAGGCTTCATTCTCATTGATAGTAGCTTCAACTATGCTGTTGTCGGCGTGCTCATTTCAAAAAGATCCTGATAAAAAAGCTCCAGCGACTCCTGCTCCTGTGAAAATCGGGATGACGAAGGAGGAGTTGCAACAAGAAATCTTGAAGTCCTCGGATATTGCTTTTCCGGACAAACTTTTACTCGCGGCAAAAAAAGAAGATAAAGACCTTGTATATAGATTACTTCGAGAAGCGACAAGCAAAGATCTTAATGAATATGGAGTCGGCGGTTTTACAGCGATGGAGCTTCTTATCAAAAGTGGTGAAGATAGTCTGTTTTTAGATGCTTTATCTAAAGGTGGTTCACTTTACAAGTTTAGAAAGGGTACAAAATATCGTATCTATTCAATTCTGGATGACTCTCCAAATAACTTTCTGGATCTTTCTAAAGAGGCAATACCAAAAGCCGATGAAAAAATGAGGAAAGATGCAGTTTATTCACTCATGTCGCCTTCCACTTTTCTCTCGAACTATTGGGAGACCAATTATCCGGTACTACGAGTTGTAGAAGGAAAGACTGTTTTGGAAAGCATCAAGAATTTTAAGGCTGGGTATATTGATATTTCGCTAAGGTATGAACGAGTGCAGTCATGGGCGCCCCTTTTGAAGCTCATAGAGGATACAGAAGGACCGATTACAAACGGTGTCTTTGAGTTGCTTTTGTTCTTTGTCGAAATAAGAGACCCTTATAGTGTGCAATATTTAAAAGACAAAATTGGAGTTCTCTCGGCCGAACAACGGCAGCAACTTCTTCAAAGTGTTACCTATCCGACAGTAGAATGGCTACTTGACCTGAATAGTATTATTTCTTTTAGTGAAGATGAATTCCATTTCTTAGAGTCGAAAACAATCAAAGAACTGGAATTGATAGAAGCTAAAAAACTAAAGGCCATTCGAGCTAATTTTAATCGTTGGGATGTAAATGAGTATACAGCAAAGAATTTGCCGAGATTGTATTCCTTCTTAAATGATAAGTTTAAGGGTATTGATGGTAAGGTGGATGATAGGGCCGCAGGAATTGGTAGTAATGCGGAATTTAGATCTTTTTCATACCGAAATCTTTATGAAGCTCTTATGGAAGATGATACTTCCGAATATCAGCGATGCCTGACTTGGTACGATAAATATTAAATTTAGAAAACATAATATAAGGGGAAAAGTGGTGGCGGTTTCCAAAGAACACGCCACACATTTTTATTTTACGCCTTGTCCTTGTTTTTGTCTTGGCCCTGGCGGTGGAGCTAAAGGAACTCTTCCGGAACTTGTAGGAGTAGGAGAAGAAACTGACGATCCGCAAACATCGGAACTGATTTCGCACGAAGCGGTCATTTCTCTGCAAAACTTGCTATTTTCAGTTTGAGATTGAAGGAAAGAATTTAATAAAGGATCTCCTTTGCCTTCTTGCATTCTCTCTATTTCGCGGAGGCACTCTGTAAGACCATTGTCTTTGTCTCCAGACTGAACAATACGGTCACCACCGGATTTTTTTTCTCCAGAAACGTCGTAGTCTGATTGTAAAGCTTGTTTAAGTCTTCTCACGAAGGAAGGTCTGCGTTCACTTTTAGACTGTCCGACATTGTACGTAGGATATTTATCAGCGAATTTTTTATCGGCTGCATCGCTGGGGTTGTTGCTCTTAAAAGGATCGGGGCTGTTTAAAAGTAAATAGTTCATGTTTTCGGAAGCGTCCCATCCGAATAATGAACTATCAAAACCGTAATATTTACCTAGGCTTTTCATCGCTTTATAATCGAGATTCGAATTTCTGGTTAAACCGGGATAGATAGCACTTTCCCAATCGTTAGGTGCAACGTCAGAACTTTTTTCGGTGGCTCTTTTTGACCAGTCTTTACTGATGTACTTTTGGCAAAAGCCATAATCACGTAACATAGAAATGACGACTCGTTGATAGTTTGCTCTCGCATCAAAGTTTGTTGCGATATTATTTTTTCCTGAGTCATCGAGTTTCATATGTTGAACAGCCATTGTCCCTAAAAGGGCAAGCCACTTTTCAGACGGAACGACTTCTCTACCATCGGCTTTGTCTGCGAAATATTTTTGAGCACCGCAGGAGACACATTCTAAATAAGTGTTTTTGAGTCTTTGACCACTGCTGCGGCAATTGAACTCATCATAGCCCGCGAAGCTGGTTGCGGAAGTGAATGCGATGGCTGCGA
This region of Bdellovibrio sp. BCCA genomic DNA includes:
- a CDS encoding S1 family peptidase, which encodes MKKFVGPGLGLVLSVSLLAGCSSSKDAKAPAQCVPASQMDGIIGGVKVTAADALAKKVVLLLIKSGKDSSICTGTPVSRDVILTAAHCVKNADKVMAIFHTDITCESGFNKEKQSVIASDFLYHKDYSGRSNAENDVALVKLPTSIPSDYHVSKIYDGKSALSSDTVTLAGYGITAESGEGSMFLRTTQKSFKKDLYTTSTNVVMSQPDNGICSGDSGGPVFVEVRGELQILGVNSIVNGRTEATVCHGRGVSMYAPYYQDWVQRQIPNLR
- a CDS encoding alpha-ketoacid dehydrogenase subunit beta, with product MASVAQAIRMALHYGEKNLGVKDIFGQDVGAPLGGVFTATQGLKNAWNSPLDERGIIGMAMGIAMTGDRCVAEIQFADYIFNTIDLLKIAGNTLWCTNGQVELPMVVMTPVGAGIFGSVYHSHSFDAWASRLPGWKIVMPSNPLDAYGLMLSAIKDPNPVLYLKSKALMRHKGDELIPGEPVDEKELKAMIDKPVQNAEGWKPRWPDLEEYMVPIGKGKITHSGEHITVVTYSRMVHLCDEVAAKLAQEGISVEVIDLRSIYPYDWQLIKSSIEKTGRVLFVNEDTEVTNFGEHLAYRATQELFYQLMARPRVLAGKNLPGIGLHPNLEKNSVPQLTDIELAIREVVAEVP
- a CDS encoding class I SAM-dependent methyltransferase, giving the protein MTKKEVNHRKKVRRRVNKKSAKILFDKYELYRKAVQSAENDVVFIRDTYKELKGKGARTFREDFCGTFALSTEWIKLNPRHEAIGIDLDPEPMAYGRQNYLIKMRPEQQRRMKLLEGNVLDANLPKADIVAAMNFSYFCFKQRDVLKKYFANVLKTLNKDGMFLVDIFGGSQCYDAIEDTIKHEGFTYYWDQTNFDPVTNEALFHIHFRVWGKKIEQVFSYDWRIWSIPEIRDIMHEVGFRKTHVYWEGTAKDGTGDGNFTRVDHGEACQSWIAYIVGEK
- a CDS encoding phosphatidate phosphatase App1 family protein, translating into MMKFSALILSLTLVSQAALAKILVISDIDDTIKVTHVLTKEGAATSFVDETSRFAGMPELYQLLKKSHKDIEFHYVSLAPWLLMRDKHEDFLEENDFPITKLDMNMGIKQDPELKQKVIRKLLDKKKPELVIYFGDNGQFDTVVYDQMVKEYPQIPHVSYIREAYSSLGESKYPTLPGQIGFVTTVEVAIDLIQKKILPANTYGSIEREVFKRLLRDEEGGETFGKMVFPWWQDCRDFKWQWTVENPSLQLLAIESAIAKKCQK
- a CDS encoding thiamine pyrophosphate-dependent dehydrogenase E1 component subunit alpha: MSKKTTVKAGSKPSAKKAAKPTAKAATKTSKKVTTKADNFGGLSEEILLRMHDLMVKSRVLEERLIKIYKAGEAYFWIGGPGEEAFGVPLGMLANKGQGLAHDWFHLHYRCTPTLLALGMTMIDSIRLIMNRSTDPSTGGRNFANHYCFPQWNVAPVTSPIEVQYPIACGTAHAQKRFGKKAISIVTGGDAGTAEGDFASALILASRKGQELPILITVQNNKFGISTPFEGQHGETNIADRARAFNIRSRVINGNDPVESYLAMQEEMEYIRKTGKPSFIEAHVTRLYGHSSADGANKKTHMFDPVFEFENRLIKAGIISEKAAKKIWEIYEEEGVLAQEKVRQEPSPTSESVWDHVFVGNENADWRKF